A genomic region of Alligator mississippiensis isolate rAllMis1 chromosome 4, rAllMis1, whole genome shotgun sequence contains the following coding sequences:
- the TWIST2 gene encoding twist-related protein 2 encodes MEESSSSPVSPVDSLGTSEEELERQPKRFGRKRRYSKKSSEDGSPNPGKRGKKSSPSSQSYEELQSQRILANVRERQRTQSLNEAFAALRKIIPTLPSDKLSKIQTLKLAARYIDFLYQVLQSDEMDSKMTSCSYVAHERLSYAFSVWRMEGAWSMSASH; translated from the coding sequence ATGGAAGAAAGTTCCAGCTCTCCTGTTTCCCCCGTGGATAGTTTGGGGACCAGTGAAGAGGAGCTGGAAAGGCAGCCAAAGAGATTTGGCAGGAAGAGAAGATACAGTAAGAAATCCAGTGAAGATGGCAGCCCCAACCCaggcaagagggggaaaaagtctagccccagctcccaatcTTATGAAGAACTGCAAAGCCAGAGGATCCTGGCCAATGTCAGAGAGAGGCAAAGGACTCAGTCTCTCAATGAAGCCTTTGCAGCCCTGAGGAAAATCATCCCCACGTTGCCTTCTGACAAACTCAGTAAAATCCAGACCCTCAAGCTCGCAGCCAGGTACATAGACTTCCTCTACCAGGTCCTACAGAGCGACGAGATGGACAGTAAGATGACAAGCTGCAGCTACGTGGCCCATGAGAGGCTCAGTTACGCCTTTTCAGTGTGGAGGATGGAAGGAGCGTGGTCCATGTCTGCCTCACACTAG